A single Xylella taiwanensis DNA region contains:
- the hisG gene encoding ATP phosphoribosyltransferase has protein sequence MSASTAVPLRDRLRIAIQKSGRLTEPARSLLTACGLSWRQSRDKLFCYGESLPVDLLLVRDDDIPGLLADGVCDLGIVGRNELDEQAAARRRNGLHVPYKALRALHFGQCRLMLAVPEEWEWQGMLQLTGKRIATSYPAILAEWLDTHGVDAQVVELSGSVEIAPRLGTADVICDLVSSGATLAAHQLKPVVQVMESEAVLAGMIRAPADARAGLLAMLLRRIDGVLTLRDSKLLMFRAFQEHVAELTRLLPDADPLVQLPDDGSGTLRLQTMCHGAVTWQRLEALERAGAQALVVLTVERSLA, from the coding sequence ATGAGTGCTTCCACGGCAGTGCCGTTACGTGACCGGCTGCGTATTGCCATTCAAAAGAGCGGGCGTTTGACCGAACCAGCGCGCAGCCTGCTGACGGCCTGTGGACTGAGCTGGCGCCAGAGCCGCGACAAGCTGTTTTGTTACGGTGAATCGCTACCGGTGGATCTGTTATTGGTGCGTGATGACGACATCCCTGGATTGCTTGCTGACGGCGTGTGCGACCTGGGTATCGTCGGTCGCAATGAACTGGATGAACAGGCGGCTGCGCGTCGCCGCAACGGCCTGCACGTGCCGTACAAAGCGCTGCGTGCATTGCACTTCGGCCAGTGCCGACTGATGCTGGCGGTGCCCGAGGAATGGGAGTGGCAAGGGATGTTGCAGTTAACCGGTAAGCGCATTGCCACCAGCTACCCAGCGATCTTGGCTGAGTGGCTGGACACGCATGGCGTGGATGCACAGGTGGTTGAACTGTCCGGCTCGGTCGAGATCGCTCCACGCCTCGGCACGGCTGACGTGATCTGTGATTTGGTGTCCTCCGGTGCGACATTGGCGGCCCACCAGCTCAAACCGGTTGTACAAGTGATGGAAAGCGAAGCCGTACTTGCGGGCATGATCCGCGCACCTGCTGATGCCCGTGCCGGACTGTTGGCGATGCTGCTGCGGCGCATTGATGGAGTGCTCACCCTACGCGACAGCAAATTGTTGATGTTCCGTGCGTTTCAAGAACACGTGGCCGAGTTGACCCGGTTACTGCCCGACGCCGATCCGCTGGTGCAGTTACCCGATGATGGGAGTGGAACGCTGCGGTTGCAGACCATGTGTCACGGTGCTGTCACCTGGCAGCGTTTGGAGGCATTGGAACGCGCCGGTGCTCAGGCATTGGTGGTGTTGACGGTGGAGCGATCCCTGGCATGA
- the hisD gene encoding histidinol dehydrogenase, protein MNILDWNRLDAAAQARALIRPAQTIVTRTRQAVAALLDEVRTGGDVALRAITARLDGVDMATFEAGVTELAAAEAAVAPALQQAMQAAAARIEVFHRAGLPQGYTVETAPGVVCERLVRPIGRVGLYVPAGSAPLFSTALMLGVPARLAGCREVVLCTPPGKDGRADPAVLVAARLTGVTRIFKLGGAQAIAAMAYGTESVPACDKLFGPGNCFVTEAKQQVAQAGVVAIDMPAGPSEVLVIADAGADPAFIAADLLSQAEHGPDSQVLLLSENDALLAAVQAALAVQVEQLSRAAIARQALAQSRLIKVATLDEAFEISNRYAPEHLILALREPRAWLDRIEAAGSVFLGDYTPEALGDYCSGTNHVLPTGGAARAYSGVSVSSFQNMISVQAASRAGIAGIGDCALTLARAEGLDAHANAVALRMGAAG, encoded by the coding sequence ATGAACATTCTTGATTGGAACCGCCTCGATGCGGCGGCTCAAGCCCGGGCCCTGATCCGTCCCGCACAGACGATCGTGACGCGGACACGCCAGGCAGTGGCCGCGTTGCTTGACGAAGTGCGTACCGGAGGCGACGTGGCGTTGCGTGCCATCACCGCGCGCTTGGATGGTGTCGACATGGCCACGTTCGAAGCTGGTGTCACCGAATTAGCTGCTGCTGAGGCTGCCGTCGCGCCGGCATTGCAGCAGGCGATGCAGGCGGCGGCGGCACGCATCGAAGTCTTCCATCGCGCCGGGTTGCCACAGGGCTATACGGTGGAGACGGCGCCGGGTGTGGTGTGCGAGCGTCTGGTGCGTCCGATCGGTCGGGTGGGTTTGTATGTGCCGGCCGGCAGTGCGCCGTTATTTTCAACTGCGTTGATGCTGGGTGTGCCGGCGCGGCTGGCGGGTTGCCGTGAAGTGGTGTTGTGTACCCCACCGGGCAAGGATGGCCGTGCCGATCCGGCAGTGCTGGTGGCCGCGCGCCTGACGGGGGTGACCCGGATATTTAAGCTGGGTGGTGCTCAGGCCATCGCGGCGATGGCGTATGGGACCGAGAGCGTTCCCGCATGTGACAAGCTGTTTGGGCCTGGGAATTGCTTTGTGACCGAGGCCAAGCAGCAGGTCGCACAGGCGGGCGTGGTCGCGATCGACATGCCAGCGGGCCCTTCGGAGGTACTGGTGATCGCTGATGCCGGAGCGGATCCTGCGTTTATCGCTGCCGACCTCCTGTCGCAGGCGGAACACGGCCCGGATTCTCAAGTGTTGCTGTTGTCTGAGAATGATGCACTGCTTGCAGCGGTACAGGCCGCACTGGCCGTCCAAGTGGAGCAGTTATCCCGTGCGGCGATCGCGCGTCAGGCGTTGGCGCAGTCGAGGTTGATCAAGGTGGCGACGCTCGATGAGGCCTTCGAAATTAGTAACCGCTATGCCCCCGAACATTTGATCCTGGCATTGCGCGAACCGCGTGCTTGGCTGGACCGGATCGAAGCGGCCGGTTCAGTGTTTCTTGGTGATTACACCCCTGAGGCACTAGGGGATTACTGCAGCGGTACCAACCACGTGTTGCCCACCGGTGGTGCCGCGCGTGCCTATAGCGGCGTGAGCGTGTCCAGCTTTCAGAACATGATCAGTGTGCAAGCGGCCAGTCGCGCGGGGATTGCCGGGATTGGCGACTGTGCATTGACCCTTGCGCGTGCCGAAGGGCTGGATGCGCACGCCAATGCGGTCGCGCTGCGGATGGGGGCGGCGGGATGA
- the thrC gene encoding threonine synthase — protein MNFLSTRTTAPVVTLSQAIAAGLAPDGGLYVPECLPPPGDLNHGADPIKTATALLAPFFAGDALDVHVPVICTEALNVPAPLLPLATSGDYVLELFHGPTAAFKDFGARFLAACLTRLRRDARYPLTILVATSGDTGAAVAAAFHRQPGLRVVVLYPDGRVSPRQAHQLGCFGDNVQALRVAGVFDDCQAMVKQALNDPSLQATVPLSSANSISLGRLLPQMSYYAHAALMHRASCGRELNLVVPTGNLGNALAAMLARALGVPLGRIVLATNANRVLPDYFSGEHYRPQPSVATLANAMDVGAPSNFERLRWLYRGDDAALRAAFAAHAVDDTAIRETIMARHHRYGEVFCPHTATAVYVLEQLRAQGVDGDWAVVATAHPAKFEQVVEPLIGTAVPVPAPLEMLLQRPTRAEPLAPEYAALRQWLLAM, from the coding sequence ATGAACTTTCTTTCCACCCGCACCACCGCCCCTGTGGTCACCCTCAGTCAGGCGATCGCTGCCGGCTTAGCACCAGACGGCGGGTTGTACGTCCCCGAGTGCTTGCCACCCCCTGGTGACTTGAATCACGGCGCAGATCCCATTAAGACCGCCACCGCATTATTAGCCCCGTTCTTTGCTGGTGATGCGCTGGACGTGCATGTGCCGGTGATCTGTACGGAAGCGCTTAATGTCCCCGCACCGCTGCTGCCTTTGGCGACATCTGGAGACTATGTACTTGAGTTGTTTCATGGCCCCACCGCCGCCTTCAAGGACTTCGGCGCGCGTTTTCTGGCCGCGTGTCTGACTCGGCTGCGCCGTGATGCGCGCTATCCGTTGACGATTCTGGTCGCCACATCCGGTGATACCGGGGCGGCGGTGGCGGCTGCATTTCATCGCCAACCGGGGCTGCGTGTGGTCGTGCTCTACCCGGATGGGCGTGTATCGCCACGTCAGGCGCACCAGCTGGGTTGTTTTGGCGACAATGTACAGGCCTTGCGTGTGGCGGGTGTGTTCGATGACTGTCAAGCGATGGTCAAGCAGGCGCTCAACGATCCCAGCCTCCAGGCAACCGTGCCGCTGAGCTCCGCTAACAGCATCAGCCTGGGCCGGTTGCTGCCGCAAATGAGCTACTACGCACATGCGGCGTTGATGCACCGTGCAAGCTGTGGTCGCGAGCTGAACTTGGTCGTGCCGACCGGCAATCTCGGCAATGCCTTGGCCGCGATGCTGGCGCGTGCATTGGGGGTGCCCTTAGGCCGGATCGTGCTGGCGACGAATGCTAACCGTGTGCTACCTGATTATTTCTCCGGAGAGCATTACCGACCGCAGCCGAGTGTTGCGACGTTGGCCAATGCGATGGATGTTGGCGCGCCCAGTAATTTCGAGCGATTGCGTTGGTTGTATCGGGGCGATGATGCCGCGTTACGTGCCGCTTTTGCCGCGCATGCAGTGGATGATACGGCGATCCGCGAGACGATCATGGCGCGCCATCACCGCTACGGTGAAGTGTTTTGTCCGCATACCGCCACGGCGGTGTATGTGCTTGAGCAGTTGCGGGCGCAGGGGGTGGATGGCGATTGGGCCGTGGTGGCGACGGCGCATCCCGCTAAATTCGAGCAGGTGGTAGAGCCTTTGATTGGTACAGCGGTGCCGGTGCCGGCACCGCTGGAGATGCTGCTGCAACGCCCCACGCGGGCCGAACCGTTGGCGCCGGAATACGCGGCGTTGCGGCAATGGCTGCTGGCGATGTGA
- the hisC gene encoding histidinol-phosphate transaminase, translating into MKAQTASVLDLVRQELRTFTGYSSARSTALTGDIWLNANESAWANPADPQATMRCYPEPQPATLRRILAELYGCVPEQLLMGRGSDEGIDLLVRALCEPGRDAVVVTPPVFGMYAVSAQLQNAPLVEVPLVDGEDGFRADVPAIIAAAQASRAKLVFLCSPSNPVGAAIPVHHIEAVLQALAGTSLVVVDEAYGEFSAVPSVVPLLAQYRNLVVLRTLSKAHALAAVRIGSLIADADVVAVLRRCQAPYPLPAPCVRLAEQGLSAAALHVTAQRVAVVCAERERLRVALASVPGVRRVYPSQGNFLLVRFDDAEAVFQALYRAGVVVRDQRAAPQLHDALRVTVGTPAQNARVLAVLRDTQAVPA; encoded by the coding sequence ATGAAGGCACAGACGGCTTCCGTGCTTGACCTGGTGCGTCAGGAGCTCCGCACCTTTACTGGCTATTCCTCGGCGCGCAGTACCGCGTTGACCGGTGACATCTGGTTGAATGCTAACGAATCGGCTTGGGCCAATCCGGCAGATCCGCAGGCCACTATGCGCTGTTATCCGGAGCCGCAGCCCGCCACATTGCGCCGCATCCTGGCTGAACTTTACGGCTGTGTTCCCGAGCAACTGCTGATGGGGCGCGGCAGTGATGAGGGGATCGATTTGCTGGTCCGGGCGCTGTGCGAGCCTGGACGCGATGCCGTGGTGGTGACCCCGCCGGTGTTCGGGATGTATGCCGTGTCCGCACAGTTGCAGAACGCGCCATTGGTTGAAGTGCCGCTGGTCGATGGCGAGGATGGGTTCCGCGCGGATGTGCCTGCGATTATCGCGGCGGCGCAGGCGTCTCGTGCCAAGCTGGTGTTCTTGTGTTCACCGTCGAACCCGGTTGGCGCGGCGATCCCGGTGCACCACATTGAGGCCGTGCTGCAGGCGCTGGCTGGTACGTCTCTCGTGGTGGTCGATGAAGCCTATGGCGAGTTCTCCGCGGTGCCGTCCGTGGTCCCGCTGCTGGCCCAATATCGAAATTTGGTGGTGCTGCGTACCTTGTCCAAGGCGCATGCGCTGGCTGCCGTGCGGATCGGTAGCTTGATCGCCGATGCTGATGTGGTGGCCGTGTTACGTCGCTGCCAGGCACCGTATCCGTTGCCGGCTCCATGCGTAAGGCTTGCCGAGCAGGGGCTGTCGGCAGCAGCGTTACACGTCACGGCGCAGCGCGTGGCCGTGGTCTGTGCCGAGCGCGAGCGCCTGCGTGTCGCGCTCGCTTCTGTGCCTGGCGTGCGCCGGGTCTATCCGTCACAGGGCAACTTTTTGCTGGTGCGCTTTGATGATGCTGAGGCCGTGTTTCAGGCGCTGTATCGTGCTGGCGTGGTGGTGCGCGACCAGCGCGCCGCGCCGCAGTTGCATGATGCATTGCGCGTGACCGTGGGAACGCCCGCGCAGAACGCCCGCGTCCTGGCCGTGTTGCGTGATACGCAGGCGGTGCCCGCATGA
- a CDS encoding homoserine kinase: MNRILEEATGASRAVPGVCQARAFAPASVANVAVGFDLLGYAMDRVGDTVAVRRIDTPEVRIVAIRGIPQSLPLDVERNTAGAALLSMHRDLSLTFGFELEIEKGIPLSSGMGGSAASCVAALMAANALLDEPLPREQLYRYALDGEAVASGSRHGDNLGPMFLGGLVLCTLERLVPVTVPAAWHSLLVHPDALLETRRAREVLKAPYLLADVVTQSANLALVLAGCHAGDAGLVRAGLRDVLIEPRRAPLIAGFAAAQQAALEAGAMGASISGAGPSVFAWFETRRVAEAAAPAVCAGFAGAGLASQAWVTPLASPGARLL; the protein is encoded by the coding sequence GTGAATCGGATCTTGGAAGAGGCCACGGGCGCCTCTCGAGCGGTGCCCGGAGTGTGTCAGGCGCGTGCGTTCGCACCAGCGTCGGTGGCGAATGTTGCCGTTGGGTTTGACTTGCTTGGCTATGCCATGGATCGGGTCGGCGATACTGTGGCCGTGCGGCGCATTGATACACCGGAGGTACGTATCGTCGCAATCCGCGGTATTCCGCAATCGTTGCCATTGGACGTCGAACGCAATACAGCCGGTGCAGCGTTGCTTTCCATGCACCGCGACTTGAGTTTGACCTTTGGCTTTGAACTGGAGATCGAAAAAGGGATCCCGTTGAGTTCCGGAATGGGCGGTTCGGCGGCCTCTTGCGTGGCTGCCCTGATGGCGGCCAACGCACTGCTGGATGAGCCGTTGCCCCGTGAGCAACTGTATCGCTATGCACTGGATGGCGAGGCGGTCGCCAGCGGTAGTCGTCATGGCGACAACCTGGGGCCGATGTTTCTCGGTGGGCTCGTACTGTGTACCTTGGAGCGGCTAGTGCCGGTGACAGTACCCGCTGCCTGGCACAGTTTGCTTGTCCATCCGGATGCGTTGCTGGAAACACGCCGTGCACGCGAGGTTCTGAAAGCCCCCTATCTGCTGGCCGATGTTGTCACACAGAGCGCCAACTTAGCGTTGGTGTTGGCGGGTTGCCATGCCGGTGATGCCGGGCTGGTGCGTGCTGGGCTGCGTGATGTGCTGATCGAGCCACGCCGTGCACCGCTGATCGCCGGTTTTGCTGCGGCCCAACAGGCTGCACTGGAAGCTGGTGCGATGGGGGCGAGTATTTCTGGTGCTGGCCCCAGCGTGTTTGCCTGGTTCGAGACGCGGCGCGTTGCAGAAGCCGCCGCGCCAGCCGTGTGTGCCGGCTTCGCTGGTGCCGGCCTGGCCAGTCAGGCGTGGGTGACGCCACTGGCCAGTCCAGGAGCGCGCCTGCTATGA
- the hisS gene encoding histidine--tRNA ligase: MIKPRTPPGVLELLPREQIAFQRMLDVIRRNYERFGFLPVETPVFELSDVLLTKSGGETERQVYFVQSTGTLANAAESGDNRLPELALRFDLTVPLARYVAEYEHALTFPFRRYQMQRVYRGERAQRGRFREFYQCDIDVIGKDTLSIRYDAEVLAVIHAVFSELGIGDFQVQLNNRKLLRGFLESQCVVENELQLAVLREVDKLDKRGAVAVRDTLMGPGFGIPAVQVDKILAFVAMRSRSHADALARLDALDGTSGPGAHDVLREGVAELREVLELVRALGVPEDAYCLNFSIARGLDYYTGTVYETLLTEHPQIGSICSGGRYENLANHYTKSKLPGVGISIGLTRLFWQLRDAGLIDGIAESSVQAMVVLMDEARLDDALDIARRLRMGGINTEVQMEAKKVSKQFQYASRAGIRFVVLAGEDERARGVVAVKDLKREQQFEVAREELASALQVELEQAKVM, from the coding sequence GTGATCAAGCCTCGCACGCCGCCTGGCGTCTTGGAACTGCTGCCCCGCGAACAGATCGCTTTCCAGCGCATGCTGGACGTGATCCGCCGCAACTATGAGCGTTTCGGATTTTTGCCGGTAGAGACGCCCGTGTTTGAACTGTCTGATGTCCTGTTGACCAAGTCTGGTGGTGAGACGGAGCGTCAAGTCTATTTCGTGCAATCCACCGGCACTCTGGCCAATGCCGCTGAGTCCGGAGATAACCGTCTGCCGGAGCTGGCGTTGCGCTTCGATTTGACCGTACCGCTGGCACGCTATGTGGCCGAATATGAGCACGCCTTGACCTTTCCGTTCCGGCGCTACCAGATGCAGCGCGTCTATCGCGGCGAGCGTGCTCAGCGCGGCCGCTTCCGTGAGTTTTATCAGTGCGACATTGATGTGATTGGCAAAGATACCCTCAGCATCCGCTACGATGCCGAGGTGCTGGCGGTGATCCATGCGGTGTTTTCCGAGCTGGGGATTGGTGACTTCCAGGTGCAGTTGAACAACCGCAAGCTATTGCGTGGCTTTCTTGAGAGCCAATGTGTGGTTGAGAACGAGCTGCAGTTGGCGGTGTTGCGCGAGGTCGACAAGCTCGATAAACGCGGTGCCGTTGCGGTGAGAGACACGCTGATGGGGCCGGGTTTCGGCATTCCTGCGGTGCAGGTCGACAAGATCCTTGCCTTTGTTGCCATGCGTTCTCGCAGCCATGCGGATGCATTGGCCCGGCTGGATGCATTGGACGGGACGTCGGGGCCGGGTGCGCACGATGTACTGCGCGAAGGTGTGGCTGAACTGCGTGAGGTGCTGGAGTTGGTCAGGGCGCTCGGGGTCCCCGAGGATGCGTATTGCCTGAACTTCTCGATTGCCCGCGGTTTGGATTACTACACCGGCACTGTTTACGAGACCTTGCTCACTGAGCATCCACAGATTGGTTCGATCTGCTCGGGTGGTCGCTACGAAAACCTAGCGAATCATTACACCAAGTCGAAATTGCCGGGCGTGGGCATTTCGATCGGGTTGACCAGGTTGTTCTGGCAACTGCGCGATGCTGGGTTGATTGATGGTATTGCCGAGAGCAGTGTGCAGGCGATGGTTGTATTGATGGATGAAGCCAGACTGGATGATGCGTTGGATATTGCCCGGCGGTTGCGCATGGGTGGCATCAATACCGAAGTACAGATGGAAGCAAAGAAGGTTAGCAAGCAATTTCAGTATGCGTCGCGTGCTGGGATCCGTTTCGTGGTGTTGGCGGGTGAGGATGAGCGCGCGCGTGGGGTGGTGGCGGTCAAGGACCTGAAACGTGAACAGCAGTTTGAGGTCGCCCGCGAGGAATTGGCGAGTGCGTTGCAAGTCGAACTGGAACAGGCCAAGGTCATGTGA
- a CDS encoding YerC/YecD family TrpR-related protein gives MKPRPISRPHGDTCDALQALAEAFACLGESAAVVAFLRDLCTPAELEALADRWRVVPLLLEGRPYREIHDHTGISVTTIGRVARCLEHGAGGYAAVLRARITPPAGSH, from the coding sequence ATGAAGCCACGTCCAATTTCCCGCCCCCATGGTGATACCTGCGATGCTTTACAGGCGTTGGCCGAGGCTTTTGCCTGTCTTGGAGAAAGCGCTGCAGTCGTTGCCTTTCTCCGTGACCTGTGTACCCCAGCCGAGTTGGAGGCGCTGGCCGACCGCTGGCGCGTGGTGCCATTGCTGCTCGAAGGCCGGCCTTACCGCGAGATTCACGATCATACCGGGATCAGCGTGACCACCATCGGGCGTGTGGCGCGTTGCCTTGAACACGGTGCCGGCGGCTATGCGGCGGTGCTGCGTGCCCGGATCACCCCTCCTGCCGGATCCCATTGA
- the hisB gene encoding bifunctional histidinol-phosphatase/imidazoleglycerol-phosphate dehydratase HisB yields MTPIVFIDRDGTLLEEPPDFQIDAYEKLRFVAGVIPALLQLRDAGYQFVIVTNQDGLGSAAYPQASFDGPHDLMLHIFASQGIVFRDVLIDRSWPADNAPTRKPGIGLMVGYLQDRRIDWARSAMVGDRPTDLQFAQNLNIRGFQLRTPQFGGEWDWGAIAHALADAPRRAVVQRHTKETNIRVEIDLDGAPQARIATGLPFFDHMLEQIAKHAAVYLDISVAGDLHIDEHHTIEDTGLVLGQALREALGDKRGIGRYGFDPPEMPWHVSGAAVHGGFTLPMDETQASAVLDFSGRPYCVFEGSFVRERVGDMPTELVPHFFRSLCDTSGMNLHLSVRGENDHHKVEACFKSLARALRQAVHRQGRVLPSTKGEL; encoded by the coding sequence ATGACACCAATCGTGTTCATTGACCGCGATGGGACTCTGCTTGAAGAGCCGCCCGATTTTCAGATCGATGCTTACGAGAAGCTGCGCTTTGTCGCAGGAGTAATCCCCGCATTGCTGCAGCTGCGCGATGCTGGTTATCAGTTTGTGATCGTCACCAATCAGGATGGATTAGGCAGCGCCGCCTATCCGCAGGCCAGCTTTGATGGTCCTCATGATCTGATGCTGCACATTTTTGCTAGCCAGGGCATCGTGTTCCGGGATGTGCTCATCGATCGCAGTTGGCCGGCTGACAACGCGCCCACCCGTAAACCAGGTATTGGTCTGATGGTCGGGTACCTTCAGGATCGCCGCATTGATTGGGCACGCTCAGCGATGGTGGGCGACCGCCCCACCGACCTCCAATTTGCGCAGAACCTCAATATTCGCGGATTCCAATTGCGCACGCCGCAGTTCGGCGGTGAGTGGGATTGGGGCGCGATTGCGCACGCACTGGCCGATGCGCCGCGGCGTGCGGTCGTGCAGCGTCATACAAAAGAAACCAACATCCGTGTCGAGATTGACTTGGATGGTGCACCGCAGGCGCGTATCGCGACGGGGTTGCCATTCTTCGATCATATGCTCGAACAGATCGCTAAGCATGCGGCTGTCTACTTGGATATCAGCGTTGCCGGGGATCTACATATCGACGAGCACCATACGATTGAAGATACCGGGCTGGTGCTGGGCCAGGCGCTGCGTGAAGCCTTGGGGGACAAACGCGGTATCGGGCGCTATGGGTTCGATCCGCCAGAGATGCCGTGGCACGTGAGCGGTGCGGCGGTACACGGTGGTTTTACCTTGCCGATGGATGAAACTCAGGCCAGCGCGGTATTGGATTTCAGCGGGCGCCCGTATTGTGTCTTTGAGGGTTCATTTGTGCGTGAGCGGGTTGGCGACATGCCGACCGAACTGGTGCCGCACTTTTTCCGCTCGCTGTGTGATACCTCCGGGATGAACCTGCACTTGAGTGTGCGTGGCGAGAACGACCATCACAAGGTGGAAGCTTGTTTCAAGTCGCTGGCGCGCGCCTTGCGTCAGGCGGTGCATCGCCAAGGGCGGGTGCTGCCTTCGACCAAGGGGGAGTTATGA